The following coding sequences lie in one Treponema sp. OMZ 790 genomic window:
- a CDS encoding nucleotidyltransferase family protein: MITDEIRTIAERIQKIVNPQKIYLFGSFARDEEKDDSDYDFYLVMSDSVTDRLSVSQEAYRSLRGLKRRSVDIVVGSVSGFEERKTRKTLENIVDREGVVLYEK; encoded by the coding sequence ATGATAACAGATGAAATCCGTACTATTGCTGAACGGATTCAAAAAATCGTAAACCCACAAAAAATATACCTTTTTGGTTCTTTTGCACGGGATGAAGAAAAGGATGATAGCGACTATGATTTTTATCTTGTAATGTCAGATTCTGTTACAGACAGACTCTCAGTTTCTCAGGAGGCTTATCGTTCTTTGCGTGGTTTGAAGCGCCGTTCAGTCGATATAGTTGTCGGCTCGGTTTCGGGGTTTGAAGAAAGAAAAACCCGAAAGACGCTTGAAAATATTGTGGATCGTGAGGGTGTAGTACTGTATGAAAAATGA
- the lon gene encoding endopeptidase La → MSDKKEIVPIESLLPQKLNIIPLSGRPIFPGIFTPLLINAPEDIRSIEDAYAGDGFIGLTLLKNNIENPQAKDLYKVGCAAKIVRKINLPDGGLNVFIATQKRFKIRKTVNDTNPIVVAVQYLDDEEEKSHEVEALTRALISEMKQLSENNPLFSEEMRLNMINIDHPGKIADFIASILNIQKEDQQKILETLNVKKRMEEVFVHIKKEQELLQVQRKIQEDLNMRVEKNQRDYFLREELKSIKEELGLTSDPKTNEEENFAKRIEEFQFTGEVKEVVDSEFEKFKMLDPYSSEYIVTRNYLETILSLPWKNSEPEEYDIAKAQKILNKDHYGLEDVKTRIIEYLSVRKLKKDTKGSIILLLGPPGVGKTSVGMSIARAMSKPFFRFSVGGMRDEAEIKGHRRTYIGAMPGKILQGLKIVKTNSPVFMIDEVDKMGQSYQGDPSSALLEVLDPEQNINFRDHYLDLPFDLSNIVFILTANTLDSIPRPLLDRAEVIKLSGYIDAEKVQIAKKHLIPKSLEKHGLKKNQVVYSQEMLLYIANSYAREAGVRNFEKKLDKIHRKVTTEIVNGKRKEDEKLTVTKADIEKMLGKVIFRDDDIKKADVPGTSIGLAWTSMGGDTLLIETASMAGKGGFKLTGQAGNVMKESAGIALSWTRMFAVKHKIKNADWFDKNIIHLHLPEGATPKDGPSAGITMATALLSLFSGKTIKPKLAMTGELSLTGQVLAIGGLKEKTIAARRNGIKEVIIPQANTRDLDEIPNHIKKGISFHPVSHVEEVLEIAFKGALTKKRKR, encoded by the coding sequence ATGAGTGATAAAAAAGAAATTGTTCCGATTGAAAGTTTACTGCCTCAAAAGCTGAATATTATTCCCTTGAGCGGCAGGCCCATTTTTCCCGGCATTTTTACGCCGCTTTTAATTAATGCGCCCGAAGACATAAGGTCGATTGAAGATGCTTATGCGGGCGACGGCTTTATAGGGCTTACCCTTCTTAAAAACAATATAGAAAATCCTCAAGCTAAGGACTTGTACAAGGTAGGCTGTGCCGCCAAAATTGTGCGCAAGATAAATCTGCCCGACGGCGGACTCAATGTTTTTATCGCAACACAAAAGCGCTTTAAGATACGCAAAACGGTCAACGATACAAATCCGATAGTCGTAGCCGTTCAGTATCTGGATGATGAAGAAGAAAAAAGCCACGAGGTGGAAGCTCTTACCCGCGCCCTTATAAGCGAGATGAAGCAGCTTTCCGAAAACAATCCCTTGTTCTCCGAAGAGATGCGGCTCAATATGATTAACATTGACCATCCCGGAAAAATAGCCGACTTTATAGCGAGCATCTTAAACATTCAAAAAGAAGACCAGCAAAAAATTCTTGAAACCCTGAATGTAAAAAAGAGGATGGAAGAGGTCTTTGTTCACATTAAAAAAGAACAAGAACTTTTACAGGTTCAGCGCAAGATTCAGGAAGACCTCAACATGCGGGTCGAGAAAAATCAGCGCGACTATTTTTTAAGGGAAGAGCTAAAGTCAATCAAAGAGGAACTTGGGCTCACATCGGATCCTAAGACCAATGAAGAAGAAAATTTTGCAAAGAGGATAGAAGAATTTCAGTTTACGGGCGAGGTAAAAGAGGTGGTGGATTCCGAGTTCGAAAAGTTTAAGATGCTCGATCCCTATTCCTCCGAATACATAGTTACCCGCAATTACTTGGAAACTATTCTTTCCCTTCCGTGGAAGAATTCTGAGCCGGAGGAATACGATATTGCAAAGGCTCAAAAGATTTTAAATAAGGATCACTACGGGCTTGAAGACGTAAAGACCAGAATAATAGAATACCTTTCAGTGCGTAAGCTAAAAAAAGACACCAAGGGTTCTATCATCCTTTTACTCGGCCCGCCCGGTGTAGGTAAAACGAGTGTCGGAATGTCTATCGCCCGTGCTATGTCTAAGCCCTTCTTCAGGTTTTCGGTCGGAGGCATGAGGGATGAGGCCGAAATAAAGGGACACCGAAGAACCTACATCGGTGCCATGCCCGGTAAAATCCTTCAGGGCTTAAAGATAGTAAAAACCAATTCTCCGGTCTTTATGATTGACGAGGTAGATAAGATGGGGCAAAGCTATCAGGGCGACCCTTCAAGTGCCCTCCTCGAAGTTTTAGACCCCGAGCAAAATATAAACTTTAGAGATCACTATTTGGATTTGCCCTTTGACCTTTCCAACATAGTTTTTATCCTCACGGCTAACACCCTCGATTCCATTCCACGTCCTCTTTTGGACAGGGCCGAGGTAATAAAGCTTTCGGGCTACATCGATGCCGAGAAGGTGCAGATAGCAAAAAAGCACCTCATTCCGAAAAGTCTTGAAAAGCACGGCCTCAAAAAAAATCAGGTGGTCTACAGTCAGGAGATGCTCCTTTATATTGCCAACTCCTACGCAAGGGAAGCCGGAGTACGCAACTTTGAAAAGAAGCTTGATAAGATTCACCGCAAGGTCACAACCGAAATTGTAAACGGAAAAAGAAAGGAAGACGAAAAGCTGACTGTAACAAAGGCCGATATTGAAAAGATGCTCGGCAAGGTTATCTTTCGCGATGACGATATTAAAAAGGCCGATGTTCCCGGCACCTCGATTGGTCTTGCTTGGACTTCGATGGGCGGAGATACTCTTTTGATAGAAACGGCATCGATGGCCGGAAAGGGAGGCTTTAAACTTACAGGCCAGGCCGGAAACGTTATGAAAGAATCCGCAGGTATAGCTCTTTCTTGGACAAGAATGTTTGCCGTAAAACATAAGATAAAAAATGCCGACTGGTTCGACAAAAATATAATTCACCTTCACTTACCCGAAGGCGCAACTCCCAAGGACGGACCTTCCGCAGGTATCACCATGGCTACGGCCCTTTTATCTCTTTTTTCGGGTAAAACAATCAAACCGAAACTTGCAATGACAGGAGAGCTTTCACTCACCGGCCAAGTCCTTGCCATAGGCGGCCTAAAAGAAAAAACCATAGCCGCCCGCCGCAACGGAATAAAGGAAGTTATCATTCCGCAAGCTAACACAAGGGATCTAGACGAAATCCCCAACCACATTAAAAAGGGCATAAGCTTCCACCCCGTAAGCCATGTCGAAGAAGTTTTGGAAATAGCCTTTAAGGGGGCACTGACGAAGAAGAGGAAGAGGTAG
- a CDS encoding Rpn family recombination-promoting nuclease/putative transposase: MSTANRKYKDSVFVDLFAEDEKAKENFLSLYNALHGTNLQLSCPVENIRLDNVMYMNIINDVSCLVDGKIIVLAEHQSTINENMPLRFLQYIARLYEKLQAPTDRYLKKLSKIPTPEFYVFYNGMDDYPETAALKLSDAFITKPEQVPLELTVQVLNINTDKANKVLTACKPLEEYSLFVEEVRKQMQLDHENGFTNAVKICIEKGILKEYLMRKSREVINMLVAEYDYDTDIAVQRQESLMIGIKQGIKQGIEQGIEQGITQGSYQKALETAKLMKQANCELDFIMQMTRLSKKEIEVL, translated from the coding sequence ATGAGTACGGCAAACAGAAAATATAAAGATTCGGTATTCGTTGATCTTTTCGCAGAAGACGAAAAGGCTAAAGAAAACTTTTTGTCGCTATATAATGCCTTGCACGGTACAAATCTACAATTATCTTGTCCTGTAGAAAACATAAGGCTTGATAATGTTATGTACATGAACATAATCAATGATGTATCCTGCCTTGTAGACGGTAAAATCATTGTATTGGCTGAACACCAATCCACAATCAATGAAAATATGCCGCTACGCTTTTTACAATATATAGCAAGACTGTATGAAAAACTACAAGCACCGACCGACAGGTATTTAAAAAAGTTGTCAAAAATACCCACGCCTGAATTCTATGTTTTCTACAACGGTATGGACGATTATCCTGAAACCGCAGCGCTAAAACTCTCCGATGCATTCATCACAAAGCCCGAACAAGTGCCTTTGGAATTGACGGTGCAGGTTTTAAACATCAATACCGATAAGGCAAACAAAGTTCTAACAGCATGCAAACCGCTTGAAGAATACAGCCTATTTGTAGAAGAGGTAAGAAAGCAAATGCAGCTTGATCATGAAAACGGCTTTACCAATGCAGTAAAAATATGTATAGAAAAAGGAATCTTAAAAGAATATTTAATGAGAAAATCAAGGGAGGTAATAAATATGTTGGTAGCAGAATATGATTATGATACGGACATTGCAGTACAAAGACAAGAAAGTCTGATGATTGGAATCAAACAAGGTATTAAACAAGGTATTGAACAAGGAATTGAACAAGGTATTACACAAGGTTCTTACCAAAAAGCTCTTGAAACAGCAAAACTGATGAAACAAGCAAATTGTGAACTTGACTTTATTATGCAAATGACAAGACTTTCCAAAAAAGAAATAGAAGTCTTATAA